Part of the Synechococcus sp. MU1617 genome, TGGCGACGATGGTGACATCAGATGCGCCCTGTTTCGCACACTGAAGCCACCACCAGGGCCACTGAAAAGGCGTGAGCAACAGAAGTCTTCCGAAGCTTTTGTGAAGCAAGCGCGCGGGCTGCTTACTGAGGATGCTCGTTGCAGGGCATCCAGTAGCGATCGCCCATGCGATGCACACCCTCACAACCCAATTGACGAGCCTGTTCCTCTGCCTCGGCGCGACTGGGATAGGCCAGATAGCGGGGATTGGTGGTGGAGCGAATCTGAATCAACCCCATGCTCATCGGGCCGGCGGTGATCACCCCCATGGTGTTCACACCGACAGCTACCAATCCCATCCCGACGATGGCGGCATTGATTACGCCCATCGCCACCACACCAATCGAAACGACCCCCATTGGGACGATGCCGATGCAGATCACCCCCATCGGCACGATGCCGATGGAGATGGTGCCCAGGGGAGCGACGCCAATTGCGATCCGCTTCGGCTTGCTGCCGCAGTGTCCTCCTTCACTCATGAATCAGTGGGACCCCTTGTGATCCATCTCACCGTGCTTGTCGCAGACCATCCACATCTCTCCCATCTGATGGGCACCCTTGCAGCCGAACCCCGGAGCAGCCGCTTCGGCCTCAGCCTTCGTGTTGAACATGGCCTGCTTGGGCTTTCCATGGCTTCCAGCCATGGCCGAAGTCGCAGA contains:
- a CDS encoding DUF3721 domain-containing protein, whose protein sequence is MSATSAMAGSHGKPKQAMFNTKAEAEAAAPGFGCKGAHQMGEMWMVCDKHGEMDHKGSH